In one window of Candidatus Acidiferrales bacterium DNA:
- a CDS encoding beta-galactosidase family protein yields the protein MKNLALSFLLAVGVIVPCADGHTFNLSGNQFLLDDKPFQIISGEMHFARIPEEYWRARLKMAKAMGLNTVCTYVFWNIEEPEKGKFNFKGNADVAEFVRVAQQEGLWVLIRPSAYACAEWEFGGYPYWLLKERNLKVRSRDPQFLKMMKVYYEQLGKQLAPLQVTHGGPILMVQIENEYGSYGDDKDYLKTNERMMREAGFDVPFYTLDGIDMVSRGCVDGALPAVDGSINIEQIKDVVERNDHGHGPFFIGEWYPGWFDDWGKPFRTVPAKVCAEQLDTILAHGLSVNMYMAHGGTTRGFMNGANYSDNNPYSPQISSYDYDAPIDEAGNPTPKFYALREVINKFLPEGVVIPSVPPKESTIAIPKLNLQYAADITHLLPKPVHSIDPLTFEDINQPYGYILYRAKVKGPTNGTLDIVHVRDYAIVFINGKRTAVLDRRLNQETCEADMPDSENTLDIFVENLGRINYGKFINDNHKGITKSVLLDGHRILGWLVYGFPFEKQPDVTTRPAYGGQYPVIKEGSFELSEVGDTYLDMREWGKGHVWINGHNLGRYWYIGPQQTIYVPSPWLMRGLNTIVVFEELKTEQDEVGAIETAILNDVRNR from the coding sequence ATGAAGAACCTCGCGCTTTCTTTTCTATTGGCTGTGGGCGTTATTGTGCCTTGCGCCGATGGACACACATTCAATTTGTCAGGAAATCAATTCCTCCTGGACGACAAGCCTTTTCAAATAATCAGCGGAGAGATGCACTTTGCGAGGATACCGGAAGAATATTGGCGGGCCAGGCTGAAGATGGCGAAAGCGATGGGATTGAACACTGTTTGCACCTATGTTTTTTGGAACATCGAGGAGCCGGAAAAGGGAAAATTCAACTTCAAAGGAAATGCCGACGTTGCGGAGTTTGTTCGAGTTGCTCAGCAGGAGGGCCTTTGGGTTCTCATACGACCAAGCGCTTATGCGTGTGCCGAATGGGAATTCGGCGGATATCCATACTGGCTGCTGAAGGAGAGAAATCTAAAGGTGAGAAGCCGTGACCCTCAATTTCTGAAAATGATGAAAGTGTACTACGAACAACTTGGCAAGCAGCTTGCGCCACTTCAGGTAACCCATGGTGGTCCCATATTGATGGTGCAGATTGAGAATGAATATGGCTCCTACGGGGATGACAAAGATTATCTTAAGACTAATGAACGGATGATGAGAGAGGCAGGATTTGATGTCCCATTTTACACACTGGATGGAATTGATATGGTTTCCAGAGGCTGCGTGGATGGTGCCCTTCCTGCAGTTGACGGGTCAATAAACATCGAGCAGATTAAGGACGTGGTTGAAAGGAATGATCACGGACATGGACCGTTTTTTATTGGAGAGTGGTACCCGGGTTGGTTCGATGACTGGGGAAAACCATTCAGAACAGTTCCGGCGAAAGTCTGCGCGGAACAGCTCGATACAATACTCGCACACGGCCTCTCGGTGAACATGTACATGGCACATGGCGGCACGACGCGCGGGTTCATGAATGGCGCCAATTATTCGGACAATAATCCATACTCTCCACAGATCAGCAGCTACGATTATGATGCACCTATAGATGAGGCCGGTAATCCCACACCAAAATTTTACGCATTGCGGGAGGTCATAAACAAATTTCTTCCGGAAGGTGTTGTGATCCCGAGCGTTCCACCAAAAGAGTCAACTATTGCTATCCCGAAATTAAACTTACAATACGCAGCGGACATAACGCATCTTTTGCCGAAGCCTGTTCACTCGATTGATCCGCTCACATTTGAGGATATTAACCAGCCCTATGGGTACATATTATACAGGGCAAAGGTCAAAGGACCGACGAATGGAACACTTGACATAGTCCATGTGCGGGACTACGCTATCGTTTTCATCAACGGCAAGCGAACGGCCGTGCTGGATAGGAGGCTTAACCAGGAAACGTGTGAAGCGGATATGCCTGATTCTGAAAATACACTTGATATTTTTGTTGAGAACCTTGGACGCATCAACTACGGTAAATTCATAAATGACAATCACAAAGGAATTACCAAGAGTGTCCTTCTGGACGGTCACAGGATTTTGGGATGGCTTGTCTATGGATTTCCTTTTGAAAAGCAACCGGATGTTACTACGCGTCCAGCATATGGAGGACAATATCCTGTAATAAAAGAGGGAAGCTTTGAGTTATCTGAAGTCGGTGACACATATCTTGACATGAGAGAGTGGGGAAAGGGGCACGTCTGGATCAACGGGCACAATCTCGGAAGGTACTGGTATATCGGACCACAGCAGACAATTTACGTTCCGTCGCCATGGCTGATGAGGGGATTGAACACGATCGTAGTCTTCGAAGAATTGAAGACGGAACAAGATGAGGTTGGAGCGATTGAAACGGCGATTCTTAATGATGTACGGAATAGATAG
- a CDS encoding carbohydrate-binding family 9-like protein: MKKFTNIVVILMVSGTAYPQIPQGQKIFPVPQIPFSPKEYVCYHTAGSIDVDGKLDEESWKNAAWTEYFVDIQGSSKPAPLYQTRLKMLWDDRYLYIGAEIQEPNLWATLRQRDTVIFRDNDFEVFIDPNGATQPYYETEVNALGTVWDLLLREPYRDVDRAAVNAWDIKGLKIGVVFHGTLNNPSDVDTGWTVELAFPWSVLGECAIGSAPPKEGSQWRINFSRVEWRSEVENGAYVKETDPVSGETLPEYNWVWSPQGLINMHYPEMWGFVQFSTQTAGQGIEQFKWNPVEDAKWALRKIYYAEKEYFLNHGVFADEISNLNVKVDSLKGYSSQMKIFTTPSLFEAILTSDDGNMLVHINQDGKTWETKAR; this comes from the coding sequence ATGAAAAAATTTACGAACATCGTTGTCATACTTATGGTGAGCGGTACAGCTTACCCTCAAATCCCGCAGGGGCAAAAAATATTTCCGGTTCCGCAGATTCCATTTTCGCCGAAGGAATACGTTTGTTATCATACCGCCGGATCAATCGACGTGGACGGAAAACTTGATGAGGAATCCTGGAAGAACGCCGCATGGACCGAGTATTTTGTTGACATCCAAGGAAGTTCGAAGCCTGCTCCACTTTACCAAACCAGGCTGAAGATGCTATGGGACGACAGGTATCTCTATATTGGTGCAGAAATTCAAGAACCGAACCTGTGGGCTACGTTGAGGCAGAGAGACACGGTGATCTTTCGCGACAACGATTTCGAAGTGTTCATTGATCCCAACGGAGCAACACAGCCTTATTATGAGACGGAAGTGAACGCCCTGGGAACTGTTTGGGATTTGCTTCTTCGCGAACCTTATCGGGACGTTGACAGGGCGGCGGTAAATGCATGGGACATAAAAGGCTTGAAGATCGGCGTTGTTTTCCACGGCACTCTGAACAACCCATCCGACGTAGACACCGGGTGGACCGTCGAGCTGGCATTCCCGTGGTCTGTGCTCGGCGAGTGTGCGATAGGAAGTGCTCCGCCGAAAGAAGGATCGCAGTGGCGGATAAATTTCTCGCGTGTCGAATGGCGAAGCGAAGTCGAGAACGGTGCATATGTGAAGGAGACCGATCCAGTTTCCGGGGAGACCTTGCCCGAATATAATTGGGTCTGGTCGCCACAGGGATTAATAAATATGCATTATCCTGAGATGTGGGGCTTCGTCCAATTTTCTACCCAGACTGCCGGCCAGGGTATTGAACAATTCAAATGGAATCCGGTTGAAGATGCAAAGTGGGCGTTGAGAAAAATATATTATGCTGAAAAGGAATACTTCCTGAACCATGGAGTCTTTGCCGACGAGATCTCAAACTTAAATGTCAAAGTCGATTCCCTAAAAGGATACTCGTCGCAGATGAAAATTTTCACAACGCCGAGTTTGTTTGAGGCAATCTTGACAAGCGATGATGGGAACATGCTTGTCCATATCAACCAAGATGGAAAAACCTGGGAAACTAAAGCTAGATGA
- a CDS encoding LacI family DNA-binding transcriptional regulator, producing MTKMDGTPTIHDVAREANVSVMTVSRSLNEPEKVASKTLKRIKQVIDELGYQPSHVARSLVKRKTNTIGIVMPDIRNTFFNSWFRSVEDYANKLGYATILLCNTDENSDSEIKFIKSFQSHRVDGIIIVPHSDESIRYLAGSGMNFVLVDRMCPEIESDFVVTDHYDGAFRLTNYLIRLGHKRIGVLRGAGVLFPDMERYAGFYDAMRANKIAVPRDLIRNCEFHEAEAYDVVLEMLGRKHRPTALFSFNCLMTSGAIRAIQKMKITIPDDISLAGYDEISGYDIFEPKITHVLQPIEKLGQIAVKVLVSRIEFPDHDRKCKTFLKPKLIIGNSCGRIV from the coding sequence ATGACAAAGATGGATGGAACGCCGACGATTCACGACGTGGCTCGAGAGGCGAATGTTTCTGTTATGACGGTCTCGAGGTCGCTTAACGAGCCGGAAAAAGTTGCCTCGAAAACTCTCAAGAGAATCAAACAAGTAATAGATGAACTCGGTTACCAACCGAGCCATGTGGCACGTTCGCTCGTCAAGAGGAAAACCAATACCATCGGCATAGTCATGCCGGACATAAGGAATACTTTTTTTAACAGTTGGTTCCGTTCAGTCGAGGATTATGCGAACAAGCTGGGCTATGCCACAATTCTTTTATGCAACACCGACGAAAATTCAGATAGCGAGATTAAGTTTATCAAGTCGTTCCAATCTCACAGGGTGGATGGAATTATAATTGTACCTCACTCAGATGAGTCTATCAGATATCTGGCCGGTAGCGGAATGAATTTCGTCCTCGTTGACAGGATGTGCCCTGAGATCGAATCGGATTTCGTGGTAACCGACCATTATGATGGGGCTTTTAGATTGACGAACTATCTTATCAGACTCGGCCACAAAAGAATCGGAGTACTAAGAGGAGCGGGGGTTCTCTTTCCCGACATGGAAAGGTACGCCGGATTTTACGACGCCATGAGAGCGAACAAGATTGCAGTTCCTCGCGATCTCATTCGCAATTGTGAATTCCATGAAGCAGAAGCTTATGATGTCGTTTTGGAAATGCTGGGCAGGAAGCATCGTCCGACTGCTCTTTTTTCATTCAACTGTCTGATGACTTCGGGTGCGATCAGAGCCATACAAAAAATGAAGATAACAATCCCTGATGATATTTCATTGGCGGGTTATGACGAGATTTCAGGGTACGATATTTTTGAACCGAAAATCACTCACGTTTTGCAGCCGATTGAGAAATTAGGACAGATCGCCGTAAAAGTGCTCGTAAGTAGGATCGAGTTCCCGGATCACGATAGAAAATGCAAGACATTTTTGAAACCGAAATTAATCATAGGTAACTCATGCGGGAGAATAGTGTAG
- a CDS encoding alpha-L-fucosidase, whose product MRKSILFLLLFTATPIFAKEYSQQYYPETDTMVLDKLHKWHDDKFGLLMHWGTYSQWGVVESWSICSEDEGWERRQDSNYTDYKQKYENLIKTFNPVKFDPDRWAAAAKEAGMRYVVFTTKHHDGFCMFDTKTTDYKITGPECPFHTDPHANTAKFIFDSFRKDGFMIGAYFSKPDWHCPYYWWPNFATPDRNPNYSIKRYPERWNRFVKYTQTQIDELMTDYGRIDILWLDGGWVRKKTDQEIIREKLSADYATFPQNQDIDMPLIAENARKKQPGLIVVDRAVPGPYQDYLTPENTVPDKPLSYPWETCMPMATSWSYVPHDHYKSVGELIHLLVDIVSKGGNFLLNIGPNPQGDWSPTAYERLKGIGDWMKVNGEAIYSTHPVAPYKRGKVCLTQLDDGTTFAIYLADEGESIPPSKIRMDNICPAKDAKVTLLGFGDTAIKWSKVGEGFEADIPKEFQDHPPCEHAWVLKLSQAVGSPQAEGLER is encoded by the coding sequence ATGAGAAAGTCAATTTTGTTCCTTCTTTTGTTTACGGCCACTCCCATTTTCGCCAAGGAGTATTCGCAGCAATATTATCCTGAAACAGACACCATGGTGCTCGACAAGCTGCACAAATGGCATGACGATAAGTTCGGGCTTTTGATGCACTGGGGGACCTATAGTCAATGGGGGGTGGTTGAATCGTGGTCGATCTGCTCTGAGGATGAAGGTTGGGAGCGAAGACAGGATTCTAACTACACAGACTACAAACAGAAATATGAAAACCTGATCAAGACTTTTAATCCTGTTAAGTTCGATCCCGATAGGTGGGCCGCCGCCGCAAAAGAGGCTGGGATGAGATACGTGGTCTTCACAACGAAACATCATGATGGTTTCTGCATGTTCGACACAAAGACGACCGATTACAAAATAACCGGCCCGGAATGTCCGTTTCACACTGATCCGCACGCAAACACTGCCAAGTTCATCTTCGATTCGTTCAGGAAGGACGGATTCATGATCGGTGCATACTTTTCCAAGCCCGACTGGCATTGCCCGTATTACTGGTGGCCAAACTTCGCGACTCCGGACCGCAATCCGAACTATAGCATCAAACGTTATCCTGAAAGATGGAACCGGTTTGTCAAATATACTCAGACCCAAATCGATGAGTTGATGACTGACTATGGCAGGATCGATATCCTCTGGCTCGATGGAGGTTGGGTTCGTAAGAAAACAGATCAGGAGATAATCCGTGAGAAGCTGAGTGCCGACTATGCGACATTTCCGCAAAACCAGGATATCGACATGCCGTTGATTGCCGAGAATGCCCGCAAGAAACAGCCGGGACTGATCGTGGTGGATCGCGCTGTGCCAGGCCCCTACCAGGATTACCTTACTCCGGAAAATACTGTGCCCGACAAACCTCTTTCGTATCCGTGGGAGACTTGCATGCCGATGGCCACGAGCTGGTCTTACGTCCCGCATGACCACTATAAATCCGTCGGCGAGCTCATCCATTTACTTGTTGATATTGTGTCCAAGGGAGGAAACTTCCTTCTGAATATCGGGCCTAACCCGCAGGGCGATTGGTCGCCGACCGCGTATGAACGTCTCAAAGGAATCGGCGACTGGATGAAAGTGAACGGCGAAGCGATTTACAGCACTCACCCAGTTGCTCCATACAAACGAGGAAAAGTCTGCCTGACACAACTGGACGATGGCACGACCTTCGCGATCTATCTTGCCGATGAAGGGGAAAGCATTCCTCCATCAAAAATCCGGATGGATAATATTTGCCCCGCGAAAGATGCAAAGGTGACACTCCTCGGATTCGGTGATACGGCGATCAAGTGGAGTAAAGTCGGTGAAGGATTCGAAGCTGATATACCGAAAGAATTTCAGGATCATCCCCCGTGCGAGCACGCCTGGGTATTGAAGCTCTCGCAGGCCGTCGGGTCTCCTCAAGCGGAGGGCCTGGAAAGGTGA
- a CDS encoding family 20 glycosylhydrolase → MRWHFAVICPIIFFSISVSDAQTMVNVVPKPDSVTMEIGSFSLSRSTGVAFSDSLDSLGSYLLQQLKEFTYLDLSRVRSKDRNVISIKIDSNFAGSDLESYQLDVSSNKIVLKSSSEVGLFRGIQTLLQLIPLPSSRSTKSYRIACCRIEDHPRFGWRGLNLDCVRHFMTKDFIKRYIDLLAYYKFNVFHWHLTDDQGWRIEIKKYPRLTRIGAWRKEPDGAIYGGYYTQDDIKEIVAYAKSRFITVVPEIEMPGHCEASLASYPENACVAGPFEVGIRWGVYEDIYCPGKESTFTFLEDVLKEVMDLFPSHYIHIGGDEVPKNEWKENDSCQELMKHEVLKNEDELQSYFIRKIQNFLESNGREIIGWDEILEGNGPDSGAVVESWRGVDGAIMATNEGLETIVSPGDYTYLSQGPEGLSLDSVYSFDPIPGALNPGERKLVLGTEASMWTERAPQETVDSKMFPRLLAISEDGWTLPANKDLADFHKRLKIQYDRLAFIGVDYGLEKKAITFQTRFDKRMNRFFVTLKRAQKNIRIRYTIGDTLTLSNSKIYNSPVKIKGSSTFIAQAEMKESLVGNPEILSFIVDKALSSAVTVKQTCAPQYSAGGMNSLVDGVRGTMNFRDGLWQGYQGVDIDATIDLGMVKSISEIGAGFYQDSGSWIFMPDTVEYYVSKDGKNFEKIGIVKNSITQKDPDPIKTDFALKFEERNARYFRIVARNIGVCPPWHPGAGGKAWLFIDEIFAD, encoded by the coding sequence ATGAGATGGCACTTCGCAGTCATTTGCCCGATAATTTTCTTTTCCATTTCTGTTTCCGATGCTCAGACGATGGTTAATGTCGTTCCTAAGCCGGATTCGGTTACGATGGAGATTGGGTCGTTTTCGCTCTCTCGTTCTACCGGTGTAGCTTTTTCGGACAGTCTCGATAGTCTCGGTTCTTACTTACTTCAACAGTTGAAAGAGTTTACTTATCTCGATCTTTCTCGTGTTCGCTCAAAAGACCGTAATGTCATTTCTATCAAGATCGATTCAAACTTTGCAGGCTCTGATTTAGAATCATATCAACTCGACGTCTCTTCAAACAAGATCGTCTTGAAAAGCAGCTCGGAGGTTGGCTTATTCAGGGGAATACAGACTCTGCTGCAGTTGATACCACTCCCGAGCTCAAGGAGCACGAAGAGTTATCGTATTGCGTGCTGCCGCATTGAAGATCATCCAAGATTTGGTTGGCGCGGACTGAATCTTGATTGCGTACGCCATTTCATGACTAAGGATTTTATCAAGAGGTACATCGATCTCCTGGCTTATTACAAGTTCAACGTGTTTCACTGGCATCTGACCGATGATCAGGGATGGAGAATCGAGATCAAGAAATATCCGAGGCTGACTCGAATCGGTGCATGGCGGAAAGAACCTGACGGCGCAATATACGGAGGGTATTATACGCAGGATGACATAAAGGAGATCGTTGCGTACGCGAAAAGCCGGTTCATAACAGTCGTTCCCGAGATCGAGATGCCCGGACACTGTGAAGCTTCGCTCGCATCCTACCCCGAGAACGCTTGTGTTGCCGGCCCGTTCGAGGTTGGCATCCGTTGGGGAGTGTACGAAGACATTTATTGCCCGGGGAAAGAATCGACCTTCACTTTTCTAGAGGATGTTCTAAAAGAGGTTATGGATCTGTTCCCGTCCCATTATATCCATATAGGCGGTGATGAAGTACCGAAGAACGAGTGGAAAGAAAATGATTCCTGCCAGGAGTTGATGAAGCATGAAGTGCTGAAGAATGAAGACGAGCTTCAGAGCTATTTCATAAGGAAGATCCAGAATTTTCTGGAGTCAAACGGGAGAGAAATTATCGGATGGGATGAGATACTTGAGGGGAACGGCCCCGACAGTGGCGCAGTCGTTGAATCCTGGCGCGGAGTTGACGGTGCCATCATGGCGACAAATGAAGGACTTGAGACGATAGTGTCGCCCGGGGATTATACATATCTGAGTCAGGGCCCCGAGGGCTTGAGCCTCGACTCTGTCTATTCGTTCGATCCGATCCCTGGTGCATTGAACCCGGGCGAGCGAAAACTAGTGTTGGGAACGGAGGCGAGCATGTGGACAGAACGAGCACCGCAGGAGACGGTGGACAGCAAAATGTTTCCAAGGCTCCTGGCGATATCCGAAGATGGGTGGACGCTTCCCGCAAACAAAGATCTTGCTGACTTCCACAAACGATTGAAAATTCAGTACGATCGTCTCGCATTTATCGGTGTCGATTACGGGTTGGAGAAAAAAGCCATAACCTTTCAGACACGATTTGACAAACGAATGAACCGGTTTTTTGTAACATTGAAGCGAGCGCAGAAAAATATCCGGATTCGATATACAATTGGCGATACGCTCACTCTGTCTAATTCAAAAATTTATAACAGTCCAGTGAAAATCAAAGGAAGTTCGACGTTCATTGCTCAGGCCGAAATGAAGGAAAGTCTCGTGGGAAATCCGGAGATATTGTCTTTTATCGTTGACAAAGCGTTGAGCTCTGCAGTGACGGTGAAACAAACTTGTGCCCCGCAATATTCCGCCGGCGGGATGAATTCTCTTGTAGATGGCGTCCGTGGCACGATGAATTTCAGGGATGGCTTATGGCAAGGTTATCAGGGGGTGGATATCGATGCGACGATCGATCTCGGGATGGTGAAGAGTATTTCTGAGATAGGTGCAGGATTTTACCAGGACTCCGGTTCGTGGATTTTTATGCCCGACACGGTTGAATATTATGTCTCCAAAGATGGAAAGAATTTTGAAAAGATCGGTATTGTCAAGAATAGTATAACTCAAAAGGATCCGGATCCGATCAAAACAGATTTCGCGCTAAAGTTTGAAGAGAGAAACGCTCGCTATTTTAGAATCGTCGCGAGGAACATAGGTGTCTGTCCGCCGTGGCATCCGGGTGCCGGAGGGAAAGCGTGGCTGTTTATAGATGAAATTTTTGCTGACTAA
- a CDS encoding prolyl oligopeptidase family serine peptidase, with protein EKIQATPGEIVTSPSGQAEAWASHTADSAGWFRGDYLHNGYGLFDVASKQDRTVLLEAMGNYLVYVNGVPREGNMYGYKDTWDPWEPAFDYSMIPVQLRKGDNQLLFFCVRGMLKVKIEDVKPGVLFNAKDVTLPNFLVGEKVNYYAAVTVINATDRPLQSAYLEAYNDSGYSSETEVPIIQPMSIRKVGFKLVGPAPSSAGTMSVNLRILDGITADAQELARTEVSVKIVPPTSTHNVTFISDIDHSVQYYSIVPPRNLDSTNNSKLKALFLSLHGADVITTNMANSYSPKTWGYIVCPTNGGPYGYDWEDWGRLDALQVLGIAESTLNIDPDRIYLTGHSMGGHGTWIIGAQYPDQFAAIGPSSGWVSWWTYVFHHDSVATAMDKMLRRSTTPSNTYLLDQNYKQLGLYILHGSKDDNVPVTESVDMADTLSKFDKDFTFHEEMGAGHWWGLNDQASTDCVDWPPMFDFFARHARPGEERVEDIDFTTASPGVSAKDYWLTIYAQEKQLEMSRVIVKFVPFPKGQASNLFVGTTSNVKIMSFDLSMTDRSKPLDVSLDSTRVDGISVPSNADRLWLENESGEWKVTSEPSPNEKGPSRYGTLKDAFRHDVIFVYGTHGTEEENKWAFDKARADAESFWYHRGGSVDIVSDREFKADVDPDRNVILYGNESTNSAWDEVLSSSPVNVSDGKLTFGHKVMDGRDYACFMVRPRKGSASASVGVVAGTGIVGMRLTFIVPYLQPWFSLPDLTILNSSIFSREKMSAAFTGQKNGGGIGFGGERGIKVAGFFGLDWSVASGEFVVEK; from the coding sequence GGAAAAAATTCAGGCGACTCCCGGAGAGATAGTAACTTCTCCGTCCGGACAAGCCGAAGCATGGGCTTCTCACACTGCGGATTCGGCGGGGTGGTTCCGGGGCGATTACCTTCATAATGGTTATGGCTTGTTTGATGTTGCCTCAAAACAGGATAGGACAGTGTTGCTGGAGGCCATGGGAAATTATCTCGTGTATGTAAATGGGGTGCCGAGAGAGGGGAACATGTATGGCTACAAGGACACATGGGATCCATGGGAGCCGGCATTCGATTACTCCATGATTCCAGTTCAACTCAGGAAAGGAGACAACCAGCTCCTTTTTTTCTGCGTTCGTGGAATGTTGAAGGTCAAGATCGAAGACGTTAAACCAGGTGTGTTGTTCAATGCGAAGGATGTTACTCTACCAAATTTTCTTGTTGGGGAAAAAGTAAACTATTATGCCGCTGTAACAGTGATAAACGCAACAGACCGACCGCTTCAGAGTGCTTACTTAGAAGCATATAACGACAGCGGATATTCGTCGGAGACGGAAGTGCCAATCATACAACCGATGAGTATCAGGAAAGTTGGATTCAAACTTGTCGGTCCTGCACCTTCATCGGCCGGAACGATGTCAGTCAACCTGAGAATTTTGGACGGCATAACTGCGGATGCACAAGAACTTGCCAGGACCGAAGTTTCCGTAAAAATCGTTCCGCCAACATCTACTCATAATGTGACCTTCATAAGCGATATTGACCACAGCGTTCAGTATTACAGCATCGTTCCGCCGCGAAATCTGGATTCGACGAACAACAGTAAACTAAAAGCGTTGTTCCTGTCGCTTCATGGCGCCGACGTCATCACGACCAACATGGCGAATTCATATTCACCAAAGACATGGGGGTACATCGTTTGTCCAACCAACGGCGGTCCGTATGGCTACGACTGGGAAGATTGGGGCAGATTGGATGCACTTCAAGTTCTTGGAATTGCAGAATCGACGCTCAACATCGATCCCGATCGCATTTACCTGACGGGCCATTCAATGGGAGGCCATGGAACGTGGATCATCGGGGCACAGTATCCCGATCAGTTCGCCGCAATCGGGCCGAGCTCAGGCTGGGTGAGCTGGTGGACTTATGTCTTTCATCATGATTCTGTAGCGACGGCGATGGACAAGATGCTGAGGAGATCGACGACACCCTCCAATACCTATCTCCTTGATCAGAATTACAAGCAGCTCGGGCTGTATATCCTTCATGGAAGCAAAGACGACAACGTGCCGGTGACTGAATCGGTTGACATGGCGGACACCCTGAGCAAATTCGATAAAGATTTTACATTTCATGAAGAAATGGGAGCGGGACATTGGTGGGGACTGAACGATCAGGCAAGTACCGACTGCGTAGATTGGCCGCCGATGTTCGATTTCTTTGCGAGACATGCAAGACCGGGTGAAGAAAGGGTTGAGGACATTGATTTTACCACAGCAAGTCCGGGCGTATCTGCAAAAGACTACTGGCTCACAATTTATGCTCAGGAGAAGCAATTAGAGATGAGCAGAGTAATTGTCAAATTTGTTCCTTTCCCGAAGGGGCAGGCAAGCAACCTTTTTGTGGGGACGACCAGCAATGTAAAGATCATGTCTTTCGATTTGAGCATGACGGATAGGAGCAAGCCGCTTGATGTCAGCCTCGATAGCACGAGGGTTGATGGAATCTCAGTACCGTCTAATGCGGACAGACTTTGGCTGGAGAATGAATCCGGGGAATGGAAGGTAACATCGGAGCCTTCGCCTAACGAAAAAGGGCCCTCAAGATACGGAACGCTCAAGGATGCATTTCGGCATGATGTCATTTTTGTATATGGCACACACGGGACTGAAGAAGAGAACAAATGGGCGTTTGACAAGGCGAGAGCCGATGCGGAATCTTTTTGGTATCATAGAGGGGGCTCCGTCGATATAGTGTCTGACAGAGAGTTCAAAGCCGACGTAGATCCCGACAGAAATGTAATTTTGTACGGGAACGAGTCGACCAATTCCGCGTGGGATGAAGTGTTGAGCAGCTCGCCAGTTAACGTTTCAGACGGGAAGCTGACTTTTGGCCACAAGGTAATGGATGGTAGAGATTATGCATGCTTCATGGTGAGGCCGAGAAAAGGAAGCGCGAGTGCTAGTGTCGGTGTCGTGGCTGGAACCGGCATAGTTGGTATGAGACTAACCTTCATTGTCCCATATCTTCAACCATGGTTTTCACTCCCCGACCTCACGATTCTGAATTCGAGTATTTTCTCGCGAGAGAAAATGAGTGCCGCCTTCACAGGTCAGAAAAATGGAGGCGGAATCGGTTTCGGTGGAGAGAGAGGAATAAAAGTTGCCGGTTTCTTCGGCCTCGACTGGTCGGTGGCATCAGGAGAATTTGTTGTTGAGAAATAA